A genomic segment from Dehalococcoidia bacterium encodes:
- a CDS encoding type II toxin-antitoxin system VapC family toxin codes for MPHLIDSDHVIQYLDQRPMVIKLINSLAPTGIWISIITYMEVYQGIQRQSTVQELRDGFDAFILVAPVLPFSIAVAERCATIRETLRQQGRRTRSRYLDLITAATAIEYDLTLVTRNTADYRDVPGLKLL; via the coding sequence ATGCCGCATCTCATTGACAGCGACCACGTCATTCAATACCTCGACCAGCGCCCCATGGTGATCAAACTCATTAATTCACTGGCACCAACAGGCATTTGGATCAGCATCATCACATATATGGAGGTTTATCAGGGCATCCAGCGTCAGTCAACCGTTCAGGAGCTTCGAGACGGATTTGACGCATTTATACTCGTTGCACCGGTACTGCCCTTCTCGATTGCCGTAGCCGAACGTTGTGCCACTATTCGTGAAACTCTCCGACAGCAAGGCCGGCGTACACGAAGTCGGTATCTGGATCTCATCACTGCGGCCACGGCGATTGAGTATGACCTAACCCTCGTAACACGCAACACGGCCGACTATCGCGACGTACCCGGCCTGAAGCTGCTCTAA
- a CDS encoding ATP-binding cassette domain-containing protein gives MAIVEVDDLRKTFSVTRPRAGARGPLALLLRERREVRAVDGVSFAIEPGEMVGYIGPNGAGKSTTIKMLTGILVPSGGLVRVAGLEPSRRRIDLARRIGIVFGQRTQLWWDLPLRDSFELLRYIYKVPAERFCANLAAYVELLELGPLLDTPVRQLSLGQRMRGDLTAALLHDPEVLYLDEPTIGLDVVVKERIRSFLAQLNRERGVTVLLTTHDMDDIERLCSRMIVIDHGRLIYDGSLAAMKDRFGGERVLVIDLEEAGPPLKVPGARVVKVEGPRQWLRFRRADTTAAEVIAAVAARARLRDLTIEEPEIEDIVRRIYSGAAAEAEVR, from the coding sequence GTGGCGATCGTCGAAGTGGACGACCTGCGCAAGACGTTCAGCGTGACGCGGCCGCGGGCAGGGGCGCGCGGGCCGCTGGCGCTGCTGCTGCGCGAGCGGCGCGAAGTGCGCGCCGTGGACGGCGTCTCCTTCGCGATCGAGCCCGGTGAAATGGTGGGCTACATCGGCCCCAACGGCGCCGGCAAGTCCACCACGATCAAGATGCTGACCGGCATTCTCGTGCCCAGCGGCGGGCTGGTGCGCGTGGCGGGGCTGGAACCGTCGCGGCGGCGGATCGACCTGGCGCGGCGCATCGGCATCGTCTTCGGCCAGCGCACGCAGCTCTGGTGGGACCTGCCGCTGCGCGACTCATTCGAGCTGCTGCGCTACATCTACAAAGTCCCGGCCGAGCGCTTCTGCGCCAACCTTGCCGCCTATGTCGAGCTGTTGGAGCTTGGCCCGCTGCTCGACACGCCGGTGCGCCAGCTCTCGCTTGGGCAGCGCATGCGCGGAGACCTGACCGCGGCGCTGCTGCACGATCCGGAGGTGCTCTACCTGGATGAGCCGACGATTGGGCTCGACGTGGTGGTCAAAGAGCGCATTCGCTCCTTCCTGGCGCAGCTCAACCGCGAGCGCGGCGTCACGGTGCTGCTGACGACGCACGACATGGACGACATCGAGCGGCTCTGCTCGCGCATGATCGTGATCGACCACGGCCGCCTGATCTATGACGGCAGTCTTGCGGCGATGAAGGATCGCTTCGGCGGTGAGCGCGTGCTGGTGATCGACCTTGAAGAGGCTGGGCCGCCCCTCAAGGTGCCCGGCGCGCGCGTGGTGAAGGTCGAAGGCCCGCGCCAGTGGCTGCGCTTCCGCCGCGCCGATACAACTGCCGCCGAAGTCATCGCCGCGGTGGCGGCCCGCGCCCGCCTGCGCGACCTGACGATTGAAGAGCCGGAGATCGAGGACATCGTGCGCCGCATCTACAGCGGCGCCGCGGCCGAGGCGGAGGTGCGTTAG
- a CDS encoding ABC-2 family transporter protein: protein MGEAAESAALYWRLVRAQIRAQWQYRASFVLQLFGAFALTFVDFLSVLVIFAHLPYLAGWSLGEVAFLYGTSYIAFQFADLTVGQLDGLGDKVQRGDFDLVLIRPRGTLLQLLASDIAMRRLGAMAQAGVVLGFAFSLVNVHWTLERVLLLLTMPITGFLVFAGVWVIGATTTFWTTRSMEVVNSVTYGGQFLTSYPMNVYGAWLRRIFIFAVPLAFVNYFPALYVLDKRDPLGMPGFVRFLAPAVAIVLLFVASRVWRFGVRHYRSTGS from the coding sequence GTGGGTGAAGCGGCCGAGTCGGCGGCGCTCTACTGGCGGCTGGTGCGGGCGCAGATCCGGGCGCAGTGGCAGTACCGCGCCTCCTTCGTGCTGCAACTGTTCGGCGCCTTCGCCCTCACGTTTGTCGATTTCCTCAGCGTGCTGGTGATCTTCGCGCACCTGCCGTATCTGGCAGGCTGGTCGCTGGGCGAGGTCGCCTTTCTCTACGGCACGTCGTACATCGCCTTCCAGTTCGCCGACCTGACCGTGGGCCAGCTCGACGGCCTGGGCGACAAAGTCCAGCGCGGCGACTTCGACCTCGTGCTGATCCGCCCGCGCGGCACGCTCTTGCAACTGCTCGCCTCGGACATCGCCATGCGGCGGCTGGGCGCGATGGCGCAGGCCGGCGTGGTGCTGGGCTTCGCCTTCTCGCTGGTGAACGTGCACTGGACGCTGGAACGCGTGCTGCTGCTGCTGACTATGCCGATCACGGGCTTTCTCGTCTTCGCCGGCGTCTGGGTCATCGGCGCGACCACGACCTTCTGGACGACGCGCTCGATGGAGGTGGTGAACAGCGTGACCTACGGCGGCCAGTTCCTGACCTCGTATCCGATGAACGTCTACGGCGCCTGGCTGCGGCGGATCTTCATCTTCGCCGTGCCGCTCGCCTTCGTGAACTACTTTCCCGCGCTCTATGTGCTGGACAAGCGCGACCCGCTGGGCATGCCGGGCTTCGTGCGCTTCCTGGCGCCGGCGGTTGCAATCGTGCTGCTGTTCGTGGCGAGCCGGGTCTGGCGCTTCGGCGTGCGCCACTATCGCAGTACGGGGAGCTGA
- a CDS encoding ABC-2 family transporter protein, with product MTLYWQVALRGFRRYATYRAATFAGVFTNTVFGFLRAYVMIALYAGRGSIGGFDLRDTLTYTFVTQGMLMVVYIWNWWEIALTIRSGDIVSDFSRPLDYQLYWLAQDAGRATYHAIFRGIPPFLIGAAVFGVRLPAHPWTWLFFPLSIYLAVAVSFAFRFMLNLSAFWLFDYRGIGSIAAAVWTFLSGFAVPIALFPGTLQTVARALPFAAFVNTPVEIFLEKQQGWALLGALAFQAGWALALLAAGRLVLAAAERKVVVQGG from the coding sequence ATGACGCTCTACTGGCAGGTGGCGCTGCGCGGCTTCCGCCGCTATGCGACCTACCGCGCGGCGACCTTTGCCGGCGTGTTCACGAACACCGTCTTCGGCTTCCTGCGCGCCTACGTGATGATCGCGCTCTATGCCGGCCGCGGCAGCATCGGCGGCTTCGACCTGCGCGACACGCTGACCTACACCTTCGTCACGCAGGGCATGCTGATGGTGGTCTACATCTGGAACTGGTGGGAGATCGCGCTCACGATCCGTAGCGGCGACATCGTCAGCGACTTCAGCCGCCCGCTCGACTACCAGCTCTACTGGCTGGCGCAGGACGCCGGCCGCGCCACCTACCACGCGATCTTTCGCGGCATCCCGCCGTTCCTGATCGGCGCCGCCGTCTTCGGCGTGCGGCTGCCGGCGCATCCCTGGACCTGGCTCTTCTTCCCGCTCAGCATCTACCTGGCCGTGGCCGTGAGCTTCGCCTTTCGCTTCATGCTCAACCTCTCGGCCTTCTGGCTGTTCGACTACCGCGGCATCGGCTCGATCGCGGCGGCGGTGTGGACCTTTCTCTCCGGCTTCGCCGTGCCGATCGCGCTGTTCCCCGGCACGCTGCAGACGGTGGCGCGGGCACTGCCCTTCGCCGCCTTCGTCAACACGCCGGTCGAGATCTTTCTGGAGAAGCAGCAGGGCTGGGCGCTGCTGGGGGCGCTCGCGTTCCAGGCCGGCTGGGCGCTGGCGCTGCTGGCGGCGGGGCGGCTGGTGCTTGCCGCCGCCGAGCGGAAGGTCGTGGTGCAAGGTGGGTGA
- a CDS encoding cupin domain-containing protein has product MANGMEAVVLRPGESRGRFDRALKVGAADTGGAFALRVTDALPPGRWIDEHIHQREEEAWYVISGVLTFRISGISTEAPAGSFILVPRGTAHGFGNTGTGPAGYIERFSPAGMEGYFEERFALEQAPRTANADYAGLDPAMHAALARKYHMRFV; this is encoded by the coding sequence ATGGCGAATGGCATGGAAGCCGTTGTCCTGAGGCCGGGAGAATCGCGGGGGCGGTTTGATCGAGCGCTCAAGGTTGGCGCGGCGGATACGGGCGGGGCATTCGCCCTGCGCGTGACGGACGCGCTGCCACCGGGCCGCTGGATCGACGAGCACATCCATCAGCGGGAAGAGGAAGCCTGGTACGTGATCAGCGGCGTGCTCACGTTTCGCATCAGCGGCATCAGCACCGAGGCGCCGGCGGGCAGCTTCATCCTCGTGCCACGTGGCACGGCGCACGGCTTCGGCAATACGGGCACAGGCCCGGCTGGCTACATCGAACGCTTCTCGCCAGCCGGTATGGAGGGCTACTTCGAGGAGCGCTTCGCACTGGAGCAGGCGCCGCGAACGGCGAACGCCGACTATGCGGGCCTCGATCCCGCGATGCACGCCGCGCTCGCCAGGAAGTACCATATGCGGTTCGTGTGA
- the thiD gene encoding bifunctional hydroxymethylpyrimidine kinase/phosphomethylpyrimidine kinase produces the protein MTNLEARQAGHTRQARQARALTIAGSDSGGGAGIQADLKTFMAFGVFGMSAITALTAQNTVGVQGISPVPLDFIEQQLESVIGDIGTDAAKTGMLGTAAVVERVAACIERLHIPNLVVDPVMVAKSGDVLLAEDARHAVRVRLLPLATVVTPNLPEAEALTGLPVRNLEEMRAAAAALHGLGVRWIVVKGGHLPEADDAIDLVYDGSGFEELRSPRTHSRNTHGTGCTFSAAIAAGLALGREPREAIRVAKQYISAAIASAPRLGHGHGPTNHLAGVSSRWGAGAGSA, from the coding sequence ATGACCAATTTAGAGGCGCGACAGGCGGGACACACGCGACAGGCGCGACAGGCGCGAGCGCTCACGATCGCCGGCTCCGACAGCGGCGGCGGCGCGGGCATCCAGGCGGATCTCAAGACCTTCATGGCCTTCGGCGTGTTCGGCATGAGCGCGATCACCGCGCTGACGGCGCAGAACACGGTCGGCGTGCAGGGTATTTCTCCCGTGCCGCTCGACTTCATCGAGCAGCAGCTTGAAAGCGTGATCGGTGACATCGGCACGGACGCGGCGAAGACCGGCATGCTCGGCACGGCGGCCGTGGTCGAGCGCGTGGCGGCCTGCATCGAGCGGCTGCATATTCCCAACCTCGTCGTCGATCCGGTGATGGTGGCGAAGAGCGGCGACGTGCTCCTGGCGGAGGACGCGCGCCATGCCGTGCGCGTGCGGCTGCTGCCGCTGGCCACGGTGGTGACGCCGAATCTGCCGGAGGCGGAGGCGCTCACGGGCCTGCCGGTGCGCAACCTCGAAGAGATGCGCGCCGCGGCGGCGGCGCTGCACGGGCTCGGCGTGCGCTGGATCGTCGTGAAGGGCGGCCACCTGCCCGAGGCAGACGACGCGATCGACCTGGTCTACGACGGCAGCGGCTTCGAAGAGCTGCGTTCGCCGCGCACGCATTCGCGGAACACGCACGGCACCGGCTGCACCTTCAGCGCCGCGATCGCCGCCGGCCTCGCCCTCGGCCGCGAGCCGCGTGAGGCGATCCGCGTCGCCAAGCAGTACATCTCGGCCGCGATCGCCTCGGCGCCACGGCTCGGCCACGGCCACGGACCCACCAACCACCTGGCCGGCGTGTCATCACGGTGGGGAGCGGGGGCAGGCTCCGCGTGA
- the thiE gene encoding thiamine phosphate synthase, which yields MEARGLYFIVDPEHTAGRDPVEVCRLALRGGAALVQYRDKLHDKGDQLPEVERLLAVCGGFGAPLLINDHVDLALAAGADGVHVGQHDLPVAVARRLLPAGAIVGCSTNNPEEARAAEAAGAAYIAVGRIFPTGSKANTRPASLDTIRQVRAAVSRPIVAIGGITPANVEQVIEAGADLAAVIAAVGEAEDVETAARAIASRFRMAAGRA from the coding sequence ATGGAGGCGCGCGGACTCTACTTCATCGTCGATCCGGAGCACACCGCCGGCCGCGATCCCGTCGAGGTCTGCCGCCTGGCGCTGCGCGGCGGCGCGGCGCTCGTCCAGTACCGCGACAAGCTGCACGACAAGGGCGACCAGTTGCCCGAGGTCGAGCGGCTGCTCGCCGTCTGCGGTGGGTTCGGCGCGCCGCTGCTGATCAACGACCACGTCGACCTGGCGCTGGCGGCCGGCGCCGACGGTGTGCACGTCGGCCAGCACGACCTGCCTGTGGCCGTGGCGCGGCGGTTGCTGCCCGCCGGCGCGATCGTCGGCTGCTCTACCAACAACCCGGAGGAGGCCCGCGCCGCCGAGGCCGCGGGCGCCGCGTACATCGCCGTGGGCCGCATCTTTCCCACCGGCTCGAAGGCGAATACGCGGCCGGCGTCACTGGACACGATCCGGCAGGTGCGCGCCGCCGTCTCGCGGCCGATCGTGGCGATCGGCGGCATCACTCCGGCGAACGTCGAGCAGGTGATCGAGGCGGGCGCCGATCTGGCCGCCGTGATCGCGGCCGTCGGAGAAGCCGAGGACGTGGAGACTGCGGCGCGAGCCATCGCGTCACGCTTCCGCATGGCCGCCGGCCGCGCCTGA
- the thiO gene encoding glycine oxidase ThiO — MAQRIVIVGGGAIGCSLAYHLAGAGQQVTLLERATIAAEASSAAAGMLSPVAESAHPDAFLELAVAGLRVFQEDAAAIEAVSGLSIEYVPNGVLRTANAPERSELLQSRIAWAKSAGLPVRWLSRAECLTLEPALGPAVIGGLDSPEEGQVHPRRLTQALAQGAARRGAEIREGSEVHGLLLRGGSVTGVRLSTGAAVEGDLVLLAGGAWTAFCARGAADVPVEPVKGQYAILREVPQPIRRVIYGEHAYLLPRPDGTIYLGATEEPEAGYEKRVTVAGVRGLLNAAAELAPVLERAELAATGSGLRPGSPDRLPILGFVPGVSGLAVAAGHFRNGVLLSLISGRLLTELIVHGRTSIDLTPFAPGRFAAPAGRKPKPGLRMGRAAPKPTNGRAGQRKGGNGSGAAGGHAEA, encoded by the coding sequence ATGGCGCAGCGCATCGTCATCGTCGGCGGCGGCGCCATCGGCTGTTCGCTGGCCTACCATCTCGCGGGCGCGGGGCAGCAGGTGACGCTGCTGGAGCGCGCGACGATCGCAGCCGAGGCGTCGAGCGCGGCCGCCGGCATGCTCTCGCCCGTGGCCGAATCTGCGCACCCGGACGCCTTTCTCGAGCTTGCCGTGGCGGGGTTGCGCGTCTTTCAAGAGGACGCGGCGGCGATCGAGGCGGTCAGCGGCCTCAGCATCGAGTACGTGCCCAACGGCGTGCTGCGCACCGCCAACGCGCCGGAGCGCTCGGAGCTGCTGCAGTCGCGCATCGCCTGGGCGAAGTCGGCCGGGCTGCCCGTGCGCTGGCTGAGCCGCGCCGAGTGCCTCACGCTAGAGCCCGCGCTGGGCCCGGCCGTGATCGGCGGCCTCGATTCGCCGGAAGAGGGCCAGGTGCATCCGCGCCGGCTCACGCAGGCGCTGGCGCAGGGCGCGGCGCGGCGCGGTGCCGAAATCCGCGAGGGCAGTGAGGTGCACGGCCTGCTGCTCCGCGGCGGCAGCGTCACCGGTGTGCGGCTCAGCACCGGCGCCGCGGTTGAAGGCGATCTCGTGCTGCTTGCGGGCGGCGCCTGGACCGCCTTCTGCGCCCGCGGCGCCGCCGACGTGCCGGTCGAGCCGGTCAAAGGGCAGTACGCCATCCTGCGCGAGGTGCCGCAGCCGATCCGTCGCGTGATCTACGGCGAGCACGCCTACCTCCTGCCGCGGCCCGACGGCACGATCTACCTGGGCGCCACGGAAGAGCCCGAGGCGGGCTACGAGAAGCGCGTGACCGTGGCCGGCGTGCGCGGCCTGCTCAACGCCGCCGCCGAGCTTGCGCCTGTGCTGGAGCGAGCCGAGCTGGCCGCGACCGGCTCCGGCCTGCGTCCCGGCTCGCCCGACCGCCTGCCCATCCTCGGCTTCGTGCCGGGGGTGAGCGGCCTGGCGGTGGCGGCCGGGCACTTCCGCAATGGCGTGCTGCTCAGCCTGATCAGCGGCCGGTTGCTCACCGAGCTGATCGTGCACGGCCGCACGAGCATCGACCTGACGCCCTTTGCGCCCGGGCGCTTCGCCGCGCCGGCGGGAAGGAAGCCGAAGCCGGGGCTGCGCATGGGACGCGCCGCGCCGAAGCCGACGAACGGCCGTGCCGGCCAGCGCAAGGGCGGCAACGGCTCAGGCGCGGCCGGCGGCCATGCGGAAGCGTGA